A window of Variovorax sp. PBL-E5 contains these coding sequences:
- the gdhA gene encoding NADP-specific glutamate dehydrogenase produces MTHATADDFLAYVGQRNPGQPEYLQAVTEVIQSLWPFIEKHPKYRSYGLLERLVEPERVIMFRVSWVDDRGEVQVNRGFRIQHSLAIGPYKGGLRFHPSVNLSILKFLAFEQTFKNALTTLPMGGGKGGSDFDPKGRSQGEVMRFCQAFITELYRHLGAYTDVPAGDIGVGAREVGFMAGMMKKLTNRADCVFTGKGLSFGGSLIRPEATGYGNVYFVQEMLNHAGRSLDGMRVAVSGAGNVAQYTIEKAMALGAKVVTVSDSSGTVLDEEGFTPEKLAILSEVKNHLYGRVSDYARQTGTRFIAGATPWHVPVDVAMPSATQNELNEEDAKTLVGNGVICVSEGANMPTTIDAVRVFEQHGVLFAPGKASNAGGVATSGLEMSQNAERLSWPREEVDKRLLQIMQSIHAACLHNGTREDGRVSYVDGANVAGFVKVADAMLAQGVT; encoded by the coding sequence ATGACGCACGCGACCGCCGATGATTTTCTTGCCTACGTAGGCCAACGCAACCCGGGGCAACCGGAATACCTTCAGGCGGTGACCGAGGTGATACAGAGCCTCTGGCCCTTCATTGAAAAGCACCCCAAATACCGCTCCTACGGGCTGCTCGAACGCCTGGTGGAGCCCGAGCGCGTGATCATGTTCCGTGTCTCGTGGGTTGACGATCGCGGCGAGGTCCAGGTCAATCGCGGATTCCGGATTCAGCACAGTCTGGCGATCGGTCCGTACAAGGGTGGCCTGCGCTTTCATCCCTCCGTCAATTTGTCGATCCTCAAGTTCCTTGCTTTCGAACAGACCTTCAAGAACGCGCTGACCACATTGCCGATGGGCGGCGGCAAGGGCGGCTCGGATTTCGATCCCAAAGGCCGCAGCCAGGGCGAGGTGATGCGCTTCTGTCAGGCGTTCATCACCGAGCTGTATCGGCATCTCGGCGCCTACACCGATGTCCCCGCGGGTGACATCGGCGTCGGCGCCCGGGAGGTCGGCTTCATGGCGGGCATGATGAAGAAACTCACGAACCGCGCGGACTGCGTCTTCACCGGGAAGGGTCTTTCGTTCGGTGGCTCGCTGATCCGTCCCGAGGCCACCGGCTATGGGAACGTCTATTTCGTGCAGGAGATGCTCAACCATGCGGGCCGCAGCCTCGACGGCATGCGCGTCGCCGTCTCCGGCGCGGGCAACGTGGCGCAGTACACGATCGAAAAAGCGATGGCGCTCGGCGCCAAGGTCGTGACCGTCTCGGACTCCAGCGGTACCGTGCTCGACGAAGAAGGATTCACGCCGGAGAAGCTGGCGATTCTGAGCGAGGTCAAGAACCACCTGTATGGCCGCGTCAGCGACTATGCCAGGCAGACCGGAACACGCTTCATCGCGGGTGCGACACCCTGGCACGTTCCCGTGGACGTCGCCATGCCGAGCGCCACGCAGAACGAATTGAACGAGGAAGATGCGAAGACGCTCGTCGGGAATGGGGTGATCTGCGTTTCCGAGGGCGCCAACATGCCGACGACGATCGACGCAGTGAGGGTGTTCGAGCAGCACGGCGTGCTCTTCGCGCCAGGCAAGGCGAGCAACGCGGGCGGCGTCGCGACATCCGGATTGGAGATGAGCCAGAACGCCGAAAGACTGTCCTGGCCGCGCGAAGAGGTGGACAAGCGCCTGCTCCAGATCATGCAAAGCATCCACGCGGCCTGCCTGCACAACGGCACCCGGGAGGACGGGCGCGTCAGCTATGTCGACGGGGCCAACGTCGCTGGCTTCGTCAAGGTGGCCGATGCCATGTTGGCCCAAGGCGTGACCTGA
- a CDS encoding IclR family transcriptional regulator: MNEGVVDGGLFVQSFAKGLDVLLAFDAGRTSMNLPELASAAGISKSAAQRFAFTLEALGYVTKDAESKRYSLTPRVLELGYRYLQVDRTLERANPYLLELNRQCGETVNISEPDGVDMIFVGRFPGRQTMPVYMPVGRRLPMFCTAAGRAYLAALPTDAAREILQRSDRRRYSPTTVTEIPELLELLAQSRERGYSLANGEYYQGDLGIGVPIFDRMGRPIASINVSGSSTRWTLDRLQEEIAPMLMETMRLICTTPPSPKDAEPFRVGLHPQTVPGRRNAARRKT, from the coding sequence ATGAATGAAGGCGTGGTGGACGGCGGGTTGTTCGTTCAATCGTTCGCGAAAGGCCTGGACGTGCTGCTCGCATTCGATGCGGGTCGAACGAGCATGAACCTGCCCGAGCTCGCCTCGGCAGCCGGCATCAGCAAGAGCGCGGCACAGCGCTTCGCCTTCACGCTCGAGGCGTTGGGCTATGTGACCAAGGATGCGGAGTCCAAGCGCTATTCGCTGACACCCCGGGTGCTTGAATTGGGCTACCGCTACCTGCAGGTGGATCGCACCCTCGAGCGTGCGAATCCCTATCTGCTCGAGTTGAATCGGCAGTGCGGCGAGACCGTGAACATTTCCGAACCCGACGGCGTGGACATGATCTTCGTGGGCCGCTTCCCCGGCCGTCAAACCATGCCGGTCTACATGCCGGTCGGGCGCCGATTGCCGATGTTCTGCACGGCGGCAGGGCGCGCCTACCTGGCGGCATTGCCTACAGATGCGGCGCGCGAAATCCTGCAGCGCTCGGACCGACGCCGTTACTCGCCGACCACCGTGACAGAGATCCCGGAATTGCTCGAGCTGTTGGCTCAATCGCGCGAACGCGGCTACAGCCTCGCCAACGGCGAGTACTACCAGGGCGACCTCGGCATCGGTGTGCCGATCTTCGATCGGATGGGTCGACCGATCGCGAGCATCAATGTCTCGGGATCGAGCACGCGGTGGACGCTGGATCGACTGCAAGAGGAGATCGCGCCGATGCTGATGGAGACAATGCGCCTGATTTGCACGACGCCGCCTTCACCCAAGGATGCCGAGCCGTTCCGTGTCGGCCTGCACCCTCAGACAGTGCCCGGCCGGCGCAATGCGGCGCGCCGGAAAACCTGA